A part of Andrena cerasifolii isolate SP2316 chromosome 10, iyAndCera1_principal, whole genome shotgun sequence genomic DNA contains:
- the Vinc gene encoding vinculin isoform X3, translating into MPVFHTKTIESILEPVAQQVSRLVILHEEAEDGNAMPDLGRPVQAVSMAVANLVKVGKETINSSDDALLKQDMPAALQRVEGASRLLEEASAMLKQDPYSGPARKKLIEGSRGILQGTSSLLLCFDESEVRKIIRECKRVLDYLAVTEVIETMEDLVHFLKNLSPCLSKVSKEVSAREKELTHQVHREILVRCLEQVKTLAPILICSMKIFIHIISQGGKGAEEAAENRNYLSGRMSDELNEIIRVLQLTTYDEEEWDADQLTVLKKAQSAIESRIRAAYDWLDDGLALRGGVGEKSLRQIVEQAQRLADRYLPPSQSEPLSKLTSQIVTMTNALCELRQNEKGTTPQAEALARGIKEKMNELRSSIASAIVAADKSGTTQTAHTVAGRLEQANKWLLNPQHDDKGLGQRAIALIIHEGKKVAEGLPGIHKAEILQLCDEVDNLSHQLGDLCAHGQGNTPRAQDIARQLSHKLYELKNRIQQAVVSRVVEDFIDITTPLKQFTDAVLTPEGTPGRDQNFNDKTHALQTFSNRAAKTARMVAAGGSGGNKKLAEALTTSASQVESLTPQLINAGRIRMTYPDSKAADEHFENLRQQYAETMQRARALCDEATDSGDFIRTSEEQMQKHSFLCEEAIAKSHPQKMVDNTAAIARLANRVILVAKQESDNSEDPSFIQRVNLATDILQGSVAPMVQDAKLVAININDSNAVSRWRESNRALLANVGQVRKAIVVQPDAVPPPEVSQLHLNDDKQLPSRQYNYFTDKVGEPLRNQPSPSNLCVISPSLNTNKPQHRAISPLPKWAREGDNPDLLYQELASDIELEKSVHGGEVAPPRPPLPGGDVPPPRPPPPETDDEDEMFMHAPQPNQPIMMAAHGLHQEVRQWSSKDNEIIAAAKKMAILMGKLSGLVRGEGGNKRDLIACAKAIAEASQEVTRLAKELARECTDKRIRTNLLQVCERIPTIGTQLKILSTVKATMLGAQGTEEDQEATDMLVGNAQNLMQSVKETVRAAECASIKIRTASGMKLRWVRRQPWYQY; encoded by the exons ATGCCGGTATTTCACACGAAAACTATAGAAAGTATTCTCGAGCCTGTGGCGCAGCAG GTCTCGAGGCTTGTTATTCTCCATGAAGAAGCTGAAGATGGAAACGCAATGCCCGATTTGGGCAGACCTGTACAAGCTGTTAGTATGGCAGTGGCGAATCTTGTGAAG GTGGGAAAAGAAACGATAAATTCTTCCGACGATGCTTTGCTGAAACAAGACATGCCCGCTGCATTACAACGCGTAGAAGGAGCTTCGCGTCTCTTGGAAGAAGCATCAGCTATGTTAAAACAGGACCCATATTCTGGACCTGCCAG gAAAAAGCTAATAGAAGGTTCGCGTGGTATCCTTCAAGGAACCAGTTCGCTATTGCTCTGCTTCGATGAAAGTGAAGTACGCAAGATTATCAGAGAATGTAAGAGAGTGCTAGATTACTTGGCGGTGACAGAAGTGATTGAAACAATGGAGGACCTAGTTCACTTTCTTAAGAACTTGAGCCCCTGCCTCAGCAAAGTGTCGAAAGAAGTAAGTGCTCGAGAGAAAGAGCTAACTCATCAGGTGCACAGGGAGATTCTTGTACGCTGTTTGGAGCAG GTGAAAACACTCGCACCAATTCTTATCTGCTCTATGAAGATTTTTATTCATATCATCTCTCAAGGAGGTAAGGGAGCGGAAGAAGCAGCTGAAAATCGTAATTATCTATCTGGCAGGATGTCGGACGAGTTGAATGAGATTATTAGAGTGTTGCAATTAACAACGTACGATGAAGAAGAGTGGGACGCTGACCAGTTAACA GTGCTGAAAAAGGCACAGAGCGCCATAGAATCTAGAATACGTGCCGCTTACGATTGGCTTGACGACGGACTGGCTTTACGTGGTGGAGTAGGAGAGAAGAGTCTTCGTCAGATAGTAGAACAAGCACAACGCCTGGCGGATAGGTATCTCCCGCCTTCGCAATCAGAGCCATTGTCAAAATTGACCTCACAAATTGTTACTATGACCAACGCCCTTTGCGAGCTGCGACAGAATGAGAAAG GGACTACACCGCAAGCGGAAGCATTGGCGCGTGGTATAAAAGAGAAGATGAACGAGCTCCGCAGCTCTATTGCCTCAGCCATAGTAGCTGCCGATAAATCTGGGACCACGCAAACTGCTCACACAGTTGCAGGCCGCTTGGAGCAAGCTAACAAGTGGCTGCTGAATCCTCAACACGATGACAAGGGACTCGGTCAGAGGGCCATAGCTTTGATCATACACGAAGGAAAGAAG GTTGCCGAGGGTTTGCCAGGCATACACAAAGCAGAGATTCTGCAACTCTGCGACGAGGTTGACAATCTCTCGCACCAGCTTGGCGACTTATGCGCTCATGGCCAAGGGAACACTCCTCGGGCGCAAGACATTGCCCGTCAATTGTCGCATAAATTGTACGAGTTGAAGAATAGGATACAGCAGGCCGTTGTGTCTAGAGTGGTCGAGGACTTCATCGACATAACCACGCCCCTGAAACAGTTCACGGATGCTGTGTTAACTCCAGAAGGCACTCCAGGACGCGATCAAAACTTCAACGACAAGACGCACGCTCTTCAAACGTTCTCGAACAGAGCAGCGAAGACTGCTAGAATGGTGGCTGCTGGTG GTAGCGGAGGAAATAAGAAGCTAGCAGAAGCATTGACGACGAGTGCCTCGCAAGTTGAATCCTTGACACCACAGTTAATCAATGCTGGGCGTATTCGAATGACATATCCAGACAGCAAAGCAGCAGATGAACATTTTGAGAATTTACGGCAACAGTACGCGGAAACGATGCAGAGGGCACGGGCATTATGCGACGAGGCGACGGACAGCGGAGATTTCATTAGAACCTCCGAGGAACAAATGCAGAAGCATTCGTTCCTCTGCGAAGAGGCCATCGCCAAAAGTCATCCGCAGAAGATGGTCGACAATACTGCTGCCATTGCCAGACTGGCAAATCGTGTGATACTGGTAGCTAAGCAAGAGAGCGACAACAGCGAAGATCCTTCGTTTATTCAGAGGGTGAATCTAGCTACGGACATTCTTCAGGGCA GTGTTGCTCCGATGGTTCAAGATGCGAAACTGGTTGCAATTAATATCAACGACAGTAATGCGGTTTCTCGTTGGCGAGAAAGCAATCGTGCG CTTTTGGCCAACGTTGGGCAAGTTCGTAAAGCTATTGTTGTTCAACCTGATGCGGTACCTCCTCCAGAAGTATCTCAATTACATCTCAACGATG ACAAACAATTGCCAAGCCGTCAATATAATTACTTCACCGACAAAG TTGGCGAGCCTTTAAGAAACCAACCATCGCCAAGCAATTTATGTGTCATCAGCCCTAGTCTGAACACAAATAAGCCCCAGCATCGCGCTATCAGCCCATTACCAAAATGGGCACGTGAAG GAGATAACCCTGATCTCCTATATCAAGAACTGGCTTCTGACATCGAGTTAGAAAAATCAGTTCATGGCGGAG AAGTCGCTCCTCCACGTCCACCTTTGCCTGGTGGAGACGTTCCACCACCGCGACCTCCGCCGCCAGAGACAGACGACGAGGATGAAATGTTCATGCACGCACCGCAGCCCAATCAGCCTATCATG ATGGCTGCTCATGGCTTGCATCAAGAAGTGCGACAATGGTCGAGCAAAGACAACGAGATTATTGCAGCTGCCAAGAAGATGGCTATTCTGATGGGTAAACTGTCGGGCTTAGTTAGAGGTGAAGGTGGAAACAAGAGAGATCTGATAGCCTGCGCTAAAGCCATTGCAGAAGCTTCTCAGGAAGTGACTCGTCTAGCTAAGGAACTTGCTAGAGAATGTACCGACAAACGTATTCGTACG AATCTTCTTCAAGTCTGCGAGCGTATACCTACTATAGGTACACAGTTGAAGATATTGTCGACAGTGAAAGCCACCATGTTGGGTGCACAAG GCACAGAGGAGGATCAAGAAGCAACGGACATGCTCGTCGGAAATGCTCAGAATCTCATGCAAAGCGTGAAAGAAACCGTTCGTGCTGCGGAGTGCGCAAGCATAAAGATACGCACCGCTTCTGGTATGAAGTTACGTTGGGTGCGACGTCAGCCTTGGTATCAATACTAA